In Streptomyces erythrochromogenes, the DNA window ACCATCGCGACCGGCAGCACCCGCGTGGAGATAGGCAGCGGCGGCTGGAACGGCATGTCCAACCTCGCCGGCGGCGACTTCACCGGCGACGGCAAGGACGACCTCGTCGCGACCGAGGAGTCCAGCGGGAAGCTCTACCTCTACCCGGGCACGGGCAGCGGTGTCGGCGCCCGCAAGGAGATCGGATCCGGCGGCTGGAACGGCATGAAGGACCTGGTCGGCGGCGACTTCACCGGCGACGGCAAGGCCGACATCGTGGGCGTCGAGAAGTCGACGGGCCAGCTGTGGCTCTACAAGGGCAACGGCGCCGGCTCCATCGGCGGCGGCGGCACCCGCGTCCTGATCGGGTCCGGCGGCTGGAACGGCATGCACGACCTGGTCGGCATGGACATCAACAACGACGGCAAGGCCGACATCGTCGGGGCCGAGACCTCGACGGGCAAGCTCTTCCTCTACAAGAGCAACGGCACCGGCCTGAACGCCCGCACCGAGATCGGCTCGGGCGGCTGGAACGGCATGAACGACCTCACCGGCGGCGACTTCACCTCGAACGCGAACGACGACCTCGTCGGCGTCGAGAAGGCCACCGGAAAGCTCTACCTCTACCCGGGCACCGGCACGGGTCTGGGGGCGCGCAAGGAGATCGGCACCGGCGGCTGGTAGCCGCACGCCCGACGCATCTCCCCGCTCTCCTTTCGCAACTCCCTTCCCTGACACCCTTTTTGGCACCTCCGTGCCGGTTTGGAAGCACTCCCATGTCTGTTGAGACCACCACCTCCGCCACCACCGCCTCCACCACCTCCTCCTCCACCTCCGCCTTCTCCCGCCTCATGTCCCGCCGGGTCCGCATAGCCACCGGCCTCGTCTGCGCCACCGTCGCCGCCGTGGCCCTCTCTGCCGGCGGCGCCAACGCCGACGGCGGTCCGGAGGACCCGCACGGCGACATGACCGAACTGACGGCAGCCGACCTCGGCCTGCCCGAGGCCCCGCAGATGATGACGGCCATGGCGGCCACCGCCGGCGACGAACGCCCCGACTTCCAGATGCCGTTCAAGTGCGGTGAGACCTGGCAGGGCGCCTCCCGCCCCAACCACAGCCCGTCTCCCAACGCGATCGACTGGACGCAGGGCGGCTCGACGCTCAACTCCCCCGTCGTGGCGAGCGCCGACGGCGTCGTGTCCAAGGTGAGGGACCTCGGCGGCTCCAGCTACGGCAAGTACGTGGTCATCAACCACGGCGGCGGCTGGTCCACCGTCTACGCCCACCTCAACGGCTTCAACGTCTCCAGCGGCGCCACGGTCAAGGCCGGACAGCAGATCGGCATCGTCGGCAGCACCGGCGGGTCCACCGGCGCGCACCTCCACTTCGAGCAGCGCCACGACACCGTCGACCAGCGCACGACCTTCAACGGCACCCCCTTCGGCGGCTCCGACCGCTGGTCCAAGTCGCTGACCAGCAAGAACTGCGAGACCAAGACCCCGGACCCGAAGCCCGAGGGCCCCGGTGACGGCGGCACCGGCTCCACCGGCATGGTCGACCTGGCCTCGGCCGACCTCAACGGCGACAACGTGGTCGACGTCGCCGCGGTGGAGGCGTCCACCGGCAAGCTGTGGCTCTACAAGGGCGCGTCCAACGGCACCATCGCCTCCGGCGGCAGCCGCGTCCTGATCGGCTCCGGCGGCTGGAACGGCATGTCCAACCTGACCGGCGGCGACTTCACCGGCGACGGCAAGGACGACATCGTCGCGGTGGAGGAGTCCACCGGCAAGCTGTGGCTCTACCCGGGCGCCGACAACTCGACGATCGCCTCCGGCGGCAGCCGCGTCCTGATCGGCACCGGCGGCTGGAACGGCATGTCCAACCTGACCGCCCTCAACCTCAACGGCGACAAGATCGCGGACCTGGCGGGCGTCGAGAAGTCCACCGGCAAGCTGTACCTCTACCCGGGCACGTCCAGCGGCCAGCTCGCCGCACGCAAGGAGATCGGCTCGGGCGGCTGGAACGGCATGTCCAACCTGACCGGCATGGACCTGAACAACAGCGGCCGCCAGGACCTGGTCGCGGTGGAGAAGTCCACGGGCAAGCTGTTCATGTACCCCGGTGACAAGGGCTACCTGAGCCCGCGCATCCAGATCGGTTCGGGCGGCTGGAACGGCATGTCCGACCTGATCGGCGGCGACCTGCTGAACTCGCAGCTGTCGGACGACCTGATCGCCGTCCAGAACTCCACGGGCAAGCTCTTCCTCTACCCGGGCACCGGCGCCGGCACCCTGGGCGCCCGCAAGGAGATCGGCACCGGCGGCTGGTAAGCACCTGAAGTGAGGACACGTGAGGCGGCCCGTCCCTGCAGGACGGGCCGCCTCACGGCGTTCGCGAGCCGCGTACGCGGATCAGCCGGCCAGCGGCCAGGCGCGGACGGTCTCGTACCGCGGCTGTTCACCCGGCACCCCGCTCACGGGCAGGTTGCTGCGGACCAGGCTGAGCGTGTCCACCCGCCATGCCGTGCCCTCGAAGTCCGCGAGGGCGTCCAGGTACGGGCGCAGGGGCGTGCCGTGCCCATGCCCGTGGCCGTGCCGGTGGCTGTGGTTGCGGGCGAGGGTGAGGTGCGGCGTGTACCGGCGGTGCTGCTCCATGGGTACCCCGGCCCGCCGCGCGGCGGCGTCGGCCCGGTCGGCGAGCAGACGCAGGGCGTCGAGCTCCCCGGCGGCGCCGGCCCACAGGGCGCGGTCGCCGAAGTGCCCGCAGCCGTGCAGGCGCAGAGCGAAGGGCGCCGTACGGTGGGCGGCTCGTTCCAGGCGGGCGTGCAGCTCGGGGAGCACGTCGTCGTCCACCTCGCCCATGAAGGCGAGCGTGAAGTGCCAGCCCGCTTCCGCGGTCCAGGTCAGCCGGTCGTCGCGGAGCGGCCGTACGGCTTCGCGCAGTTCGGTGACGGCCGCGTCCGGCGGCAGTACGGCGGCGAACAGTCTCATGCGGCGAGCGTATCCGGGTGCGGCGCCGCTGCCGGGCGGGGTCCGGCGGGGGCCGGGGCGGGGCCCTGGAGGCGCGGGCCCCGCCGGAGGCGCCGGGGTCAGGCCACCGTCACCAGTTCGCGGCGGCGCGAGACGGCCGGGACGAACGCCACCCCGTGGCGGTCGACCCGGAGCCGGAGGTTGCCGACGCGGGCCAGGACCACGGCGATGGTCACGGACGCGGCCAGGGAGATCAGCGCACCCGAGGCCATGCCGATGCGCGCGCCGTAGGTGTCGGTGATCCAGCCCAGCAGCGGGGCGCCCAGCGGGGTGCCGCCGGTGAAGACCATCATGAAGAGGGCCATGACCCGGCCGCGCATCTCGGGGTCGGTGGCCATCTGCACGCTGGAGTTGGCGGTGACGTTGACCGTCAGGCCGAAGACGCCGATGGGCACGAGCAGCGCGGCGAACAGCCAGAAGCCGGGTGCGAAGG includes these proteins:
- a CDS encoding VCBS repeat domain-containing M23 family metallopeptidase is translated as MSVETTTSATTASTTSSSTSAFSRLMSRRVRIATGLVCATVAAVALSAGGANADGGPEDPHGDMTELTAADLGLPEAPQMMTAMAATAGDERPDFQMPFKCGETWQGASRPNHSPSPNAIDWTQGGSTLNSPVVASADGVVSKVRDLGGSSYGKYVVINHGGGWSTVYAHLNGFNVSSGATVKAGQQIGIVGSTGGSTGAHLHFEQRHDTVDQRTTFNGTPFGGSDRWSKSLTSKNCETKTPDPKPEGPGDGGTGSTGMVDLASADLNGDNVVDVAAVEASTGKLWLYKGASNGTIASGGSRVLIGSGGWNGMSNLTGGDFTGDGKDDIVAVEESTGKLWLYPGADNSTIASGGSRVLIGTGGWNGMSNLTALNLNGDKIADLAGVEKSTGKLYLYPGTSSGQLAARKEIGSGGWNGMSNLTGMDLNNSGRQDLVAVEKSTGKLFMYPGDKGYLSPRIQIGSGGWNGMSDLIGGDLLNSQLSDDLIAVQNSTGKLFLYPGTGAGTLGARKEIGTGGW
- the thpR gene encoding RNA 2',3'-cyclic phosphodiesterase, whose protein sequence is MRLFAAVLPPDAAVTELREAVRPLRDDRLTWTAEAGWHFTLAFMGEVDDDVLPELHARLERAAHRTAPFALRLHGCGHFGDRALWAGAAGELDALRLLADRADAAARRAGVPMEQHRRYTPHLTLARNHSHRHGHGHGHGTPLRPYLDALADFEGTAWRVDTLSLVRSNLPVSGVPGEQPRYETVRAWPLAG